A single window of Athene noctua chromosome 1, bAthNoc1.hap1.1, whole genome shotgun sequence DNA harbors:
- the PDE9A gene encoding high affinity cGMP-specific 3',5'-cyclic phosphodiesterase 9A isoform X4 encodes MGSASSTYRSKCIYLDIDGRIQKVSIQSDTCCHWAALRVFKINELKTEVANHLAMLEKKVELEGLKVVEIEKCKSDIKKMREEMAARSSRTNCPCKYSFLDENKRPTPRRDVPSYPKYMLSQETIEALRKPTFDVWLWEPNEMLSCLEHMYHDLGLVKDFNINPITLKRWLLCIHDNYRNNPFHNFRHCFCVTQMMYSMISLCSLQEKFSQIDILILMTAAVCHDLDHPGYNNTYQINARTELAVRYNDISPLENHHCAVAFQIISQPEYNIFSNVDQDQFKQIRQGIITLILATDMARHAEILDSFKEKMENFDYSNEEHMTCLKMVLIKCCDISNEVRPMEVAEPWVDCLLEEYFMQSDREKSEGLPVAPFMDRDKVTKPTAQIGFLKFVLIPMFETVTKLFPEVEEVMLQPLWESRDRYEELKQIDDAMKDLQKKKCESLTTGSTEK; translated from the exons GTCTCCATACAAAGTGATACCTGTTGCCACTGGGCAGCTCTCAG GGTTTTTAAAATCAACGAGCTGAAAACGGAAGTAGCTAATCACTTGGCAATGCTGGAGAAAAAGGTTGAAT TGGAAGGCCTGAAAGTAGTGGAGATTGAGAAATGCAAGAGTGACATTAAAAAGATGAGGGAGGAAATGGCAGCAAGAAGCAGCAG GACTAACTGTCCCTGCAAATACAGCTTTTTGGATGAAAACAAGAGGCCGACTCCCCGGCGGGATGTGCCATCCTACCCAAAG TACATGCTGTCCCAGGAGACCATAGAAGCTCTTCGGAAACCAACCTTTGACGTCTGGCTGTGGGAGCCCAATGAG ATGCTGAGTTGTTTGGAACATATGTACCATGATCTTGGGTTGGTAAAAGACTTCAACATCAATCCTATCACGTTAAAGAGGTGGTTG ctgtgtATTCATGACAATTACAGAAACAACCCCTTCCATAATTTCCGGCACTGCTTCTGTGTGACCCAGATGATGTACAGCATGATCTCGCTCTGCAGCCTCCAG GAGAAATTTTCCCAAATTGACATCTTGATTCTTATGACTGCAGCAGTATGCCATGACTTGGACCATCCAGGCTACAACAATAC CTATCAGATAAACGCACGAACTGAGCTTGCAGTACGCTACAATGACATCTCCCCACTGGAGAACCACCACTGTGCTGTGGCTTTCCAGATCATTTCCCAGCCAGAATACAACATTTTCTCCAATGTTGATCAGGACCAGTTCAAACAGATAAGACAG GGGATAATTACGTTAATCCTGGCTACAGACATGGCGAGACATGCAGAAATACTGGactctttcaaggaaaaaatggaaaattttgatTACTCAAATGAAGAACACATGACCTGT CTGAAGATGGTACTGATAAAATGCTGTGATATCTCCAATGAAGTCCGCCCGATGGAAGTAGCGGAGCCCTGGGTAGATTGCTTACTAGAGGAATATTTTATGCAG AGCGACCGAGAAAAATCTGAGGGCCTTCCAGTGGCACCATTCATGGACCGCGATAAAGTAACCAAACCGACAGCACAGATCGGCTTCCTGAAGTTCGTTCTCATCCCCATGTTCGAAACAGTAACAAAG CTATTTCCAGAAGTGGAGGAGGTGATGCTCCAGCCCCTTTGGGAATCCAGGGACCGCTATGAGGAATTAAAACAGATAGATGATGCTATGAAAGAC ttacagaaaaagaaatgtgaaagttTGACCACCGGCAGTACTGAAAAGTGA
- the PDE9A gene encoding high affinity cGMP-specific 3',5'-cyclic phosphodiesterase 9A isoform X5, translated as MLEKKVELEGLKVVEIEKCKSDIKKMREEMAARSSRTNCPCKYSFLDENKRPTPRRDVPSYPKYMLSQETIEALRKPTFDVWLWEPNEMLSCLEHMYHDLGLVKDFNINPITLKRWLLCIHDNYRNNPFHNFRHCFCVTQMMYSMISLCSLQEKFSQIDILILMTAAVCHDLDHPGYNNTYQINARTELAVRYNDISPLENHHCAVAFQIISQPEYNIFSNVDQDQFKQIRQGIITLILATDMARHAEILDSFKEKMENFDYSNEEHMTCLKMVLIKCCDISNEVRPMEVAEPWVDCLLEEYFMQSDREKSEGLPVAPFMDRDKVTKPTAQIGFLKFVLIPMFETVTKLFPEVEEVMLQPLWESRDRYEELKQIDDAMKDLQKKKCESLTTGSTEK; from the exons ATGCTGGAGAAAAAGGTTGAAT TGGAAGGCCTGAAAGTAGTGGAGATTGAGAAATGCAAGAGTGACATTAAAAAGATGAGGGAGGAAATGGCAGCAAGAAGCAGCAG GACTAACTGTCCCTGCAAATACAGCTTTTTGGATGAAAACAAGAGGCCGACTCCCCGGCGGGATGTGCCATCCTACCCAAAG TACATGCTGTCCCAGGAGACCATAGAAGCTCTTCGGAAACCAACCTTTGACGTCTGGCTGTGGGAGCCCAATGAG ATGCTGAGTTGTTTGGAACATATGTACCATGATCTTGGGTTGGTAAAAGACTTCAACATCAATCCTATCACGTTAAAGAGGTGGTTG ctgtgtATTCATGACAATTACAGAAACAACCCCTTCCATAATTTCCGGCACTGCTTCTGTGTGACCCAGATGATGTACAGCATGATCTCGCTCTGCAGCCTCCAG GAGAAATTTTCCCAAATTGACATCTTGATTCTTATGACTGCAGCAGTATGCCATGACTTGGACCATCCAGGCTACAACAATAC CTATCAGATAAACGCACGAACTGAGCTTGCAGTACGCTACAATGACATCTCCCCACTGGAGAACCACCACTGTGCTGTGGCTTTCCAGATCATTTCCCAGCCAGAATACAACATTTTCTCCAATGTTGATCAGGACCAGTTCAAACAGATAAGACAG GGGATAATTACGTTAATCCTGGCTACAGACATGGCGAGACATGCAGAAATACTGGactctttcaaggaaaaaatggaaaattttgatTACTCAAATGAAGAACACATGACCTGT CTGAAGATGGTACTGATAAAATGCTGTGATATCTCCAATGAAGTCCGCCCGATGGAAGTAGCGGAGCCCTGGGTAGATTGCTTACTAGAGGAATATTTTATGCAG AGCGACCGAGAAAAATCTGAGGGCCTTCCAGTGGCACCATTCATGGACCGCGATAAAGTAACCAAACCGACAGCACAGATCGGCTTCCTGAAGTTCGTTCTCATCCCCATGTTCGAAACAGTAACAAAG CTATTTCCAGAAGTGGAGGAGGTGATGCTCCAGCCCCTTTGGGAATCCAGGGACCGCTATGAGGAATTAAAACAGATAGATGATGCTATGAAAGAC ttacagaaaaagaaatgtgaaagttTGACCACCGGCAGTACTGAAAAGTGA
- the PDE9A gene encoding high affinity cGMP-specific 3',5'-cyclic phosphodiesterase 9A isoform X3 has product MGSASSTYRSKCIYLDIDGRIQKVIFSKYCNSKDIMDLFCIATGLPRSPYKVIPVATGQLSEKEELFQNLLGQIAEQFSRVFKINELKTEVANHLAMLEKKVELEGLKVVEIEKCKSDIKKMREEMAARSSRTNCPCKYSFLDENKRPTPRRDVPSYPKYMLSQETIEALRKPTFDVWLWEPNEMLSCLEHMYHDLGLVKDFNINPITLKRWLLCIHDNYRNNPFHNFRHCFCVTQMMYSMISLCSLQEKFSQIDILILMTAAVCHDLDHPGYNNTYQINARTELAVRYNDISPLENHHCAVAFQIISQPEYNIFSNVDQDQFKQIRQGIITLILATDMARHAEILDSFKEKMENFDYSNEEHMTCLKMVLIKCCDISNEVRPMEVAEPWVDCLLEEYFMQSDREKSEGLPVAPFMDRDKVTKPTAQIGFLKFVLIPMFETVTKLFPEVEEVMLQPLWESRDRYEELKQIDDAMKDLQKKKCESLTTGSTEK; this is encoded by the exons GTCTCCATACAAAGTGATACCTGTTGCCACTGGGCAGCTCTCAG agaaagaagaattGTTCCAGAATTTATTGGGACAAATTGCCGAGCAGTTCTCAAG GGTTTTTAAAATCAACGAGCTGAAAACGGAAGTAGCTAATCACTTGGCAATGCTGGAGAAAAAGGTTGAAT TGGAAGGCCTGAAAGTAGTGGAGATTGAGAAATGCAAGAGTGACATTAAAAAGATGAGGGAGGAAATGGCAGCAAGAAGCAGCAG GACTAACTGTCCCTGCAAATACAGCTTTTTGGATGAAAACAAGAGGCCGACTCCCCGGCGGGATGTGCCATCCTACCCAAAG TACATGCTGTCCCAGGAGACCATAGAAGCTCTTCGGAAACCAACCTTTGACGTCTGGCTGTGGGAGCCCAATGAG ATGCTGAGTTGTTTGGAACATATGTACCATGATCTTGGGTTGGTAAAAGACTTCAACATCAATCCTATCACGTTAAAGAGGTGGTTG ctgtgtATTCATGACAATTACAGAAACAACCCCTTCCATAATTTCCGGCACTGCTTCTGTGTGACCCAGATGATGTACAGCATGATCTCGCTCTGCAGCCTCCAG GAGAAATTTTCCCAAATTGACATCTTGATTCTTATGACTGCAGCAGTATGCCATGACTTGGACCATCCAGGCTACAACAATAC CTATCAGATAAACGCACGAACTGAGCTTGCAGTACGCTACAATGACATCTCCCCACTGGAGAACCACCACTGTGCTGTGGCTTTCCAGATCATTTCCCAGCCAGAATACAACATTTTCTCCAATGTTGATCAGGACCAGTTCAAACAGATAAGACAG GGGATAATTACGTTAATCCTGGCTACAGACATGGCGAGACATGCAGAAATACTGGactctttcaaggaaaaaatggaaaattttgatTACTCAAATGAAGAACACATGACCTGT CTGAAGATGGTACTGATAAAATGCTGTGATATCTCCAATGAAGTCCGCCCGATGGAAGTAGCGGAGCCCTGGGTAGATTGCTTACTAGAGGAATATTTTATGCAG AGCGACCGAGAAAAATCTGAGGGCCTTCCAGTGGCACCATTCATGGACCGCGATAAAGTAACCAAACCGACAGCACAGATCGGCTTCCTGAAGTTCGTTCTCATCCCCATGTTCGAAACAGTAACAAAG CTATTTCCAGAAGTGGAGGAGGTGATGCTCCAGCCCCTTTGGGAATCCAGGGACCGCTATGAGGAATTAAAACAGATAGATGATGCTATGAAAGAC ttacagaaaaagaaatgtgaaagttTGACCACCGGCAGTACTGAAAAGTGA